The following proteins are encoded in a genomic region of Pseudomonas sp. Os17:
- a CDS encoding Lrp/AsnC family transcriptional regulator — translation MQSELDAYDRRILALLQDDASLSSAQIAEQVGLSQSPCWRRIQRMKDEGVIRGQVTLLDRKKIGLNTQIFAEVKLNAHGRSNFTEFTEAIRGFPEVLECYVLMGAVDFLLRIVTADIEAYERFFFEKLSMVPGIQEVNSIVALSEIKSTTSLPVLR, via the coding sequence ATGCAAAGCGAGCTGGATGCCTACGATCGCCGGATCCTGGCGTTGCTGCAAGACGACGCGTCGCTTTCCAGCGCCCAGATTGCCGAACAGGTGGGGTTGTCCCAGTCGCCTTGCTGGCGACGGATTCAGCGCATGAAGGATGAAGGGGTGATTCGCGGTCAGGTGACCTTGCTCGACCGCAAGAAGATCGGCCTGAACACGCAGATCTTTGCCGAGGTCAAGCTCAACGCCCATGGACGCTCCAACTTCACCGAGTTCACCGAAGCCATTCGCGGTTTTCCCGAGGTGCTGGAGTGTTATGTGCTGATGGGGGCGGTGGACTTCCTGTTGCGAATCGTGACGGCGGATATCGAAGCCTACGAGCGGTTCTTCTTCGAGAAGCTGTCCATGGTGCCCGGCATTCAGGAGGTGAACTCGATCGTCGCCCTGTCGGAGATCAAGTCCACCACCAGCCTGCCGGTATTGCGCTGA
- a CDS encoding CYTH domain-containing protein, whose translation MQKETEIKLRVSRETLAALREHPLLKKRNKSGWERRELMNQYFDTPERDLARAKVALRLRRDGDAVIQTLKTSGQSVAGLSERNEYDWQLAKAKLDLKKLDGECWPDALAELDKKTLKPLFTTDFVRERAEIAWGRGKTKVVIEAALDLGQVIAGKHKEEICELELELREGEPAALLELAAELALTLPLMPCDISKAERGYRLFDAGSYSLSLPAPQLSAETPLDDAFAALAWHLLGSSQRLAEQYRFNGHWRLLQDWVDNLAELRALASSLGQAAPRQSTAELRSALDALLEDWRPLVQAGLDDEDVRKAAPEQFIEELQDVRWGLFSLNTSRWLLARSWTAERNTRGNRQGAAQLGSWLPRLLAEEATSLQLPRYQQQPEDLAEQLPRIERIQAWLHHARAALDIAELDRLYGELNKLAQLANEPITDEALDARKQQAIAVFQNRAWKTLLRL comes from the coding sequence ATGCAGAAAGAAACCGAAATCAAACTCCGCGTCAGCCGCGAAACCCTCGCCGCCCTGCGCGAGCACCCGCTCCTGAAAAAACGCAACAAAAGTGGCTGGGAACGCCGTGAGCTGATGAACCAGTACTTCGACACCCCAGAACGCGATCTGGCCCGGGCCAAAGTCGCCCTGCGCCTGCGCCGCGACGGTGACGCGGTGATCCAGACCCTCAAGACCAGCGGTCAGAGCGTCGCCGGCCTGTCCGAGCGCAACGAATACGACTGGCAACTGGCCAAGGCCAAGCTCGACCTGAAGAAACTCGACGGCGAATGCTGGCCCGACGCCCTCGCCGAGCTGGACAAAAAGACCCTCAAGCCGCTGTTCACCACCGACTTTGTCCGCGAGCGTGCAGAAATCGCCTGGGGCCGGGGCAAGACCAAGGTGGTGATCGAAGCCGCCCTGGACCTGGGCCAGGTGATTGCCGGCAAGCACAAGGAAGAAATCTGCGAGCTGGAGCTGGAACTGCGCGAAGGCGAACCGGCCGCGCTGCTGGAACTGGCCGCGGAACTGGCCCTCACCCTGCCGTTGATGCCCTGCGACATCAGCAAGGCCGAGCGCGGCTATCGCCTGTTCGATGCAGGCAGCTACTCCCTGAGCCTGCCGGCGCCACAGCTGAGCGCCGAAACCCCGCTGGACGACGCTTTCGCCGCCCTGGCCTGGCATCTGCTGGGCAGCAGCCAGCGCCTGGCCGAACAGTATCGTTTCAACGGCCACTGGCGCCTGCTGCAGGACTGGGTGGACAACCTCGCCGAACTGCGGGCCCTGGCCAGCAGCCTGGGCCAGGCCGCGCCGCGCCAGTCCACTGCCGAACTGCGCAGTGCCCTGGATGCCCTGCTGGAAGACTGGCGCCCGCTGGTGCAAGCCGGCCTCGACGATGAAGACGTGCGCAAGGCCGCGCCGGAGCAATTCATCGAAGAGCTGCAGGACGTGCGCTGGGGCCTGTTCTCCCTGAACACTTCGCGCTGGCTGCTGGCCCGCTCCTGGACTGCCGAGCGCAACACCCGTGGCAACCGCCAGGGCGCGGCGCAACTGGGCAGCTGGCTGCCACGCCTGCTGGCCGAAGAAGCCACCTCGCTGCAACTGCCGCGCTACCAGCAGCAGCCCGAAGACCTGGCCGAGCAACTGCCACGGATCGAACGCATCCAGGCCTGGTTGCACCATGCCCGCGCCGCACTGGACATCGCCGAGCTGGACCGCCTCTACGGTGAACTGAACAAGCTGGCCCAACTGGCCAACGAACCGATCACCGACGAAGCCCTCGATGCTCGCAAGCAGCAAGCCATCGCGGTGTTCCAGAACCGCGCCTGGAAGACCCTGCTGCGCCTGTAA